In one Euleptes europaea isolate rEulEur1 chromosome 12, rEulEur1.hap1, whole genome shotgun sequence genomic region, the following are encoded:
- the LOC130485065 gene encoding calnexin-like produces the protein DEKHAKRPDVDLKKFYTDRKTHLYTLVLKPDNTFEVSIDQTVVGKGSLLEDVVPSVNPPKEIEDPNDKKPEDWNERAKIPDPNAVKPDDWNEDEPPNVEDPDAVKPDDWLDDESEYIPDPSAKKPEDWDEEMDGEWEAPQIPNPKCEKGVSGCGEWVRPLINNPNYKGKWKPQMIDNPDYQGIWTPQKIPNPDYFEDPNPFQMTQVSAIGLELWSMTSEIYFDNFIICSDKEVADQRAADGWGLKKLVASANEPGMFSQLITATEEHPWLWILYILTLALPVGLGILLIHSFLQTPAD, from the coding sequence GATGAAAAACATGCAAAACGTCCTGACGTAGACCTTAAAAAATTTTATACTGACAGAAAGACTCATCTGTATACACTCGTGCTGAAACCTGACAACACATTTGAAGTGTCAATTGACCAAACAGTTGTTGGCAAGGGAAGTCTCCTTGAAGACGTGGTTCCATCTGTGAATCCCCCCAAAGAAATAGAAGATCCCAATGATAAGAAGCCTGAGGACTGGAATGAAAGAGCTAAAATTCCTGATCCGAATGCTGTCAAGCCAGATGACTGGAATGAAGATGAGCCTCCCAACGTAGAAGATCCTGATGCTGTTAAGCCTGACGATTGGCTAGATGATGAATCAGAATACATTCCAGATCCCAGTGCCAAAAAACCAGAGGATTGGGATGAGGAAATGGATGGTGAATGGGAAGCCCCGCAGATTCCTAATCCAAAATGTGAGAAGGGTGTATCTGGCTGTGGAGAATGGGTACGCCCCTTGATAAACAATCCAAACTATAAAGGAAAATGGAAACCACAAATGATAGACAACCCTGATTATCAGGGAATATGGACCCCTCAAAAAATCCCTAATCCTGATTATTTTGAAGATCCTAATCCTTTTCAGATGACTCAAGTCAGTGCGATTGGCTTAGAACTTTGGTCTATGACATCTGAGATCTACTTTGATAATTTCATCATCTGTTCAGACAAAGAAGTAGCTGATCAACGGGCAGCAGATGGCTGGGGATTAAAAAAATTGGTTGCAAGTGCTAACGAACCTGGTATGTTTAGTCAGCTCATAACTGCTACAGAAGAACACCCGTGGCTTTGGATACTTTACATCTTGACTTTAGCACTACCTGTAGGGTTGGGCATATTATTaatacacagctttttaca